One Setaria viridis chromosome 3, Setaria_viridis_v4.0, whole genome shotgun sequence DNA window includes the following coding sequences:
- the LOC117847676 gene encoding phosphatidylinositol N-acetylglucosaminyltransferase subunit P yields the protein MDEGARKTMEWPPPSTSPSLVVRSPRQTVSLIRNRRPHRDWDNSSRSPSFAARDHGPKPSEVYGFVGSITTVIATAVYLAWAYTPEPALRSLGITYYPSKYWALAVPSFVIVAVALSMAIYMGLNFVATPPPTSVSTIFDENSRERMTFSPAMEEERPIEPISDISIDQINNLMFGDR from the exons ATGGACGAGGGGGCGAGGAAGACGATGgagtggccgccgccgtcgacgtcgccgtcgcTGGTGGTGCGGAGCCCCAGGCAGACGGTCAGCCTGATCCGAAACCGCCGGCCGCACCGCGACTGGGACAACTCGTCGAGGTCCCCCTCCTTCGCCGCCCGCGACCACGGCCCCAAGCCGTCGGAGGTGTACGGCTTCGTCGGATCCATCACCACCGTCATCGCCACCGCCGTCTACCTCGCATGGGCGTACACGCCCGAGCCCGCTCTCCGGTCCCTCGGCATCACCTACTACCCTAGCAA GTATTGGGCATTGGCGGTGCCATCGTTCGTGATCGTGGCCGTGGCGCTGTCCATGGCCATCTACATGGGTCTCAACTTCGTCGCCACTCCTCCCCCGACTTCCGTCAGTACCATCTTTG ATGAAAACAGCCGGGAGCGCATGACGTTTTCTCCTGCAATGGAAGAAGAGAGGCCCATTGAACCCATTTCAGACATTAGTATTGATCAAATCAACAATCTTATGTTTGGTGATAGATga
- the LOC117849220 gene encoding uncharacterized protein, with product MAPAASILSATSAAAASKRPPASDAEPLLQGDGEAARKGQQPSRQQQLECPRCQSTNTKFCYYNNYSTAQPRHFCRACRRYWTHGGTLRDVPVGGASRRTGGSKRRRVSAEPSPSASASSPPQTTAGADAFLLAPDLSAFPFLSDGSFLMPPQLDLGVAPAAFSSWQSVVPDFYDGLAPWDDGATGMTGPWGDIAGGLEPSWPPPGN from the coding sequence ATGGCGCCCGCAGCTTCGATCCTctcggccacctccgccgccgctgcttccAAGCGTCCGCCCGCTTCCGACGCTGAGCCGCTGCTgcagggcgacggcgaggcggcgcgcaaGGGCCAGCAGCcgagcaggcagcagcagctggagtGCCCGCGTTGCCAGTCCACCAACACCAAGTTCTGCTACTACAACAACTACAGCACGGCGCAGCCCCGCCACTTCTGCCGCGCCTGCCGCCGCTACTGGACGCACGGCGGCACGCTCCGCGACGTGCCCGTCGGCGGCGCCTCCCGCCGCACCGGCGGCAGCAAGCGCCGCAGGGTCTCCGCCGAGCCCTCGCCGTCCGCGTccgcgtcctcgccgccgcagaCGACGGCGGGGGCCGACGCGTTCCTGCTGGCGCCGGACCTCTCGGCCTTCCCGTTCCTCAGCGACGGCAGCTTCCTGATGCCACCGCAGCTGGACCTCGGCGTCGCACCGGCGGCGTTCTCCTCGTGGCAGTCGGTAGTCCCGGACTTTTACGACGGGCTCGCGCCGTGGGACGACGGCGCCACTGGCATGACGGGTCCGTGGGGCGACATCGCCGGCGGCCTCGAGCCCAGCTGGCCACCGCCGGGGAACTGA
- the LOC117849219 gene encoding uncharacterized protein, with amino-acid sequence MPEAAARPPGPDPAGEEAEQEEEFYESLDRILSSSCSSTSASDDDADHRRRRRSHRHLQQPPPTHASAYDVWISEPTSVEERRRLLLQRLGLSSEPEPPPQQPPSPRRSPRSPSPPASPPASPPLAAEEPRSGGLGKPPLARNPSSSGGEQCRIRNLDDGTEFEVGEVHEEVVREVGTGRQLTFEEFELCVGRSPIVHELMKRTTTAASSSASDHAAPASKPRRKPGGGWLRGIRQLAGSVAYGRRSTDEGEKEKDKKEREARRLSSATDDSLDGTGSRNAAGRVRVRQYGKACKELTGMFMTQELAAHSGSVWCINFSLDGRYLATAGEDRVIHVWEVSEGERKGELLGEASVTKENGGSCSPFLAVVGNDSPEIAALSLTCADGGYVDKKRRPRKQSNRKSVGSDHLVVPECVFGFRDKPVCSLLGHAADVLDLSWSKSQYLISSSMDKTVKLWDITTSTCLKTFSHTDYVTCIQFNPVDDNFFISGSLDEKVRIWNVRDRKIEDWNDLHEMVTAACYSPDGQVALVGSHKGSCHIFDTSEKKLQYKSQIDLRIRKKKSGQKKITGFQFAPGSSSEVLITSADSRIRVVNGDELVHKFKGFRNTSSQISASVAPNGKYVVCASEDSHVYVWRHDNSSHPSRSRSTVDVTNSYEHFHCHGVTVAITWPGSEARGSFGSRSSRHSDSDGAVNSGRDVPAENTEHNSDAADNRYNESPVCEGVASRSTSKPPGDGASTSWPDEKLPSAKSSPGHCSSDLCIGAMDVQRRSAWGLVIVTAGRGGEIRVFQNFGFPVQV; translated from the exons atgccggaggcggcggcgcggccgccggggccggatccggcgggcgaggaggccgagcaggaggaggagttcTACGAGTCGCTGGATCggatcctctcctcctcctgctcctccacctccgcctccgacgacgacgccgaccaccgccgccgcaggcgctcCCACCGCCACCTGCAGCAGCCCCCGCCGACGCACGCCTCCGCGTATGACGTCTGGATCTCCGAGCCCACCTCCGtcgaggagcgccgccgcctcctgctccagcGCCTCGGCCTCTCCTCCGAGCCGGAgccaccgccgcagcagcccccctcgccgcgccgctcgcctcgCTCGCCGTCCCCTCCGGCGTCTCCCCCGGCCTCGCCTCCGCTCGCCGCCGAGGAGCCCAGATCCGGCGGGCTCGGGAAGCCGCCGCTCGCGCGGAACCCCAGCTCCAGCGGCGGGGAGCAATGCCGGATCCGGAACCTCGACGACGGCACggagttcgaggtcggggaggTGCACGAGGAGGTGGTCCGGGAGGTGGGCACCGGCCGCCAGCTCACCTTCGAGGAGTTCGAGCTCTGCGTCGGCCGCTCCCCGATCGTGCACGAGCTGATGAAGCGGACGACGACCGCCGCGTCCTCGTCCGCCTCCGATCACGCCGCTCCCGCGTCCAAGCCCCGGAGGAAGCCCGGGGGAGGATGGCTGCGCGGCATCAGGCAGCTCGCGGGCAGTGTCGCGTACGGGCGCCGCAGCACCGATgagggggagaaggagaaggacaaGAAGGAGCGGGAAGCGCGGCGCCTGAGCTCTGCCACCGACGACAGCCTTGATGGCACCGGCTCGCGCAATGCTGCTGGAAGGGTCCGGGTGCGCCAGTACGGGAAGGCGTGCAAGGAGCTCACCGGGATGTTCATGACGCAGGAATTGGCTGCCCACTCGGGCTCTGTGTGGTGCATCAACTTCAGCCTGGATGGACGATACCTTGCAACTGCTGGAGAGGACCGTGTGATCCATGTGTGGGAGGTGtcggagggagagaggaagggtgAGTTGCTCGGGGAAGCTTCAGTGACCAAGGAGAATGGTGGTAGCTGCAGCCCGTTTCTTGCAGTTGTTGGGAATGATTCACCAGAGATTGCTGCATTGTCATTGACCTGCGCTGATGGAGGATATGTGGACAAGAAGAGGAGGCCAAGGAAGCAGAGCAATCGAAAGTCTGTAGGTTCTGATCATCTAGTTGTGCCAGAGTGCGTCTTTGGTTTCAGAGACAAGCCAGTTTGCTCGCTCCTGGGGCATGCCGCTGACGTCCTTGATCTGTCATGGTCCAAATCTCAG TACTTGATCTCATCATCCATGGACAAAACCGTTAAACTTTGGGACATTACTACCAGTACCTGTTTGAAAACATTCTCACATACAGACTATG TGACTTGCATCCAGTTCAATCCTGTAGATGATAACTTCTTCATTAGTGGATCACTGGATGAGAAAGTTCGCATCTGGAATGTCCGAGATCGTAAGATTGAGGATTGGAATGATCTTCATGAGATGGTTACCGCTGCTTGTTATTCCCCTGATGGACAG GTTGCACTGGTGGGCTCTCACAAGGGAAGCTGTCATATATTTGATACATCTG AGAAAAAGCTTCAGTACAAAAGTCAGATAGATTTAAGAATTAGGAAAAAGAAGTCTGGCCAGAAGAAGATCACTGGCTTCCAG TTTGCTCCTGGAAGCTCCTCGGAAGTTCTGATCACTTCTGCAGATTCGAGAATACGAGTTGTTAATGGCGATGAATTGGTTCACAAGTTTAAAG GGTTTCGAAACACGAGTAGCCAAATCTCAGCTTCTGTAGCTCCAAATGGGAAATATGTCGTCTGTGCCAGTGAGGATTCTCATGTCTATGTGTGGAGACATGACAACAGTTCCCACCCGAGCAGAAGTAGGAGTACAGTTGATGTAACCAACTCATATGAACATTTCCACTGCCATGGTGTGACGGTGGCTATCACATGGCCTGGTTCCGAAGCCCGAGGCTCATTTGGATCTCGTAGCAGCAGGCACAGTGATTCAGATGGAGCAGTGAACTCTGGCCGAGACGTCCCTGCAGAGAACACTGAGCACAATTCTGATGCAGCTGATAACAGATACAATGAGAGCCCAGTTTGTGAAGGTGTGGCAAGCAGAAGCACCAGCAAACCTCCAGGCGACGGGGCATCCACATCCTGGCCTGACGAGAAATTACCGTCTGCCAAGAGCAGCCCCGGTCACTGCTCCTCTGATCTCTGCATTGGAGCTATGGACGTTCAGCGCCGGTCCGCGTGGGGTTTGGTGATTGTCACGGCTGGACGGGGAGGCGAGATCAGGGTTTTCCAGAATTTTGGTTTCCCAGTTCAAGTGTAA
- the LOC117849442 gene encoding uncharacterized protein isoform X2, translated as MGFLWMTFAAGAVLLWAISLGRIFTFPAPTFFTPTILFLKSKGHNIHVLCMSQGNADGLGVTRKEELYHACDTLKIPREQVKVLDHPKLQDGFHEKWDHGLLAELTMEHVQLWAIDTIVTFDSYGVSGHPNHQDVHQGICKLLHVNGQGNIEAWELASLNILRKYSGPVDIWLSSLISSSSKQPIYTLVNSSPSRSYEAMAAHRSQWVWFRRLFVMFSSYTYINMLQKV; from the exons ATGGGGTTCCTATGGATGACCTTCGCGGCGGGAGCCGTGCTGCTGTGGGCGATCTCTCTGGGGCGGATCTTCACCTTCCCCGCGCCGAC GTTCTTCACTCCAACTATTCTGTTCCTCAAGTCAAAAGGTCACAATATTCACGTTTTGTGCATGTCTCAAG GTAACGCTGATGGTCTTGGAGTTACTCGAAAAGAAGAATTGTACCATGCCTGTGATACCCTTAAG ATTCCACGTGAACAAGTTAAAGTCTTGGACCACCCAAAATTGCAG GATGGATTTCATGAGAAATGGGACCATGGACTGCTAGCAGAACTTACTATGGAGCATGTCCAACTTTGGGCCATCGACACG ATCGTGACATTTGATTCATACGGAGTATCAGGCCACCCAAACCACCAAGATGTTCATCAAGGCATATG CAAGTTGCTCCATGTGAACGGGCAAGGAAACATTGAAGCATGGGAACTT GCAAGCCTGAATATTCTTCGCAAGTACAGTGGTCCGGTTGACATTTGGCTATCTTCGTTGATCTCCTCAAGTTCAAAGCAACCAATCTATACACTAGTTAACAGTAGTCCGTCCAGAAGTTATGAAGCAATGGCTGCACACAGAAGTCAGTGGGTTTG GTTTAGAAGATTGTTTGTCATGTTCTCAAGTTACACGTACATAAATATGCTACAGAAAGTTTAG
- the LOC117849442 gene encoding uncharacterized protein isoform X1 — protein sequence MGFLWMTFAAGAVLLWAISLGRIFTFPAPTCVPPSPPFLPPLRRDRRSRNVLLVVAHPDDESMFFTPTILFLKSKGHNIHVLCMSQGNADGLGVTRKEELYHACDTLKIPREQVKVLDHPKLQDGFHEKWDHGLLAELTMEHVQLWAIDTIVTFDSYGVSGHPNHQDVHQGICKLLHVNGQGNIEAWELASLNILRKYSGPVDIWLSSLISSSSKQPIYTLVNSSPSRSYEAMAAHRSQWVWFRRLFVMFSSYTYINMLQKV from the exons ATGGGGTTCCTATGGATGACCTTCGCGGCGGGAGCCGTGCTGCTGTGGGCGATCTCTCTGGGGCGGATCTTCACCTTCCCCGCGCCGACGTGCGTGCCCCCGAGCCCGCCCTTCCTGCCCCCCCTCCGCCGCGACAGGAGGAGCCGGAACGTGCTGCTCGTCGTCGCCCACCCCGACGACGAGTCCAT GTTCTTCACTCCAACTATTCTGTTCCTCAAGTCAAAAGGTCACAATATTCACGTTTTGTGCATGTCTCAAG GTAACGCTGATGGTCTTGGAGTTACTCGAAAAGAAGAATTGTACCATGCCTGTGATACCCTTAAG ATTCCACGTGAACAAGTTAAAGTCTTGGACCACCCAAAATTGCAG GATGGATTTCATGAGAAATGGGACCATGGACTGCTAGCAGAACTTACTATGGAGCATGTCCAACTTTGGGCCATCGACACG ATCGTGACATTTGATTCATACGGAGTATCAGGCCACCCAAACCACCAAGATGTTCATCAAGGCATATG CAAGTTGCTCCATGTGAACGGGCAAGGAAACATTGAAGCATGGGAACTT GCAAGCCTGAATATTCTTCGCAAGTACAGTGGTCCGGTTGACATTTGGCTATCTTCGTTGATCTCCTCAAGTTCAAAGCAACCAATCTATACACTAGTTAACAGTAGTCCGTCCAGAAGTTATGAAGCAATGGCTGCACACAGAAGTCAGTGGGTTTG GTTTAGAAGATTGTTTGTCATGTTCTCAAGTTACACGTACATAAATATGCTACAGAAAGTTTAG
- the LOC117849439 gene encoding protochlorophyllide reductase, with protein sequence MALQAALLPSTLSVPKKGNLAAVVKDTAAFLSVPQKKLQVPSLSVRAQAVATAPVATPGASTATKDGKKTLRQGVVVITGASSGLGLAAAKALAETGKWHVVMACRDFLKTAKAAKGAGMAEGSYTIMHLDLASLDSVRQFVDNFRRAGMPLDSLVCNAAIYRPTARTPTFTADGYEMSVGVNHLGHFLLARLLLDDLQKSDYPSRRLIILGSITGNTNTLAGNIPPKAGLGDLRGLAGGLRGQNGSAMIDGSESFDGAKAYKDSKICNMLTMQELHRRYHEETGITFASLYPGCIATTGLFREHIPLFRLLFPPFQKFITKGFVSEAESGKRLAQVVSDPSLTKSGVYWSWNKDSASFENQLSQEASDPEKARKLWEISEKLVGLA encoded by the exons ATGGCTCTGCAGGCTGCTCTCCTCCCTTCCACTCTCTCCGTCCCCAAGAAGGgcaacctcgccgccgtcgtcaagGACACGGCGGCTTTCCTCAGCGTTCCCCAGAAG AAGCTGCAGGTGCCGTCGCTTTCGGTGAGGGCgcaggcggtggcgacggcgccCGTGGCCACCCCGGGTGCCAGCACGGCGACCAAGGACGGCAAGAAGACGCTGCGCCAGGGCGTGGTGGTGATCACGGGCGCGTCGTCGGGGCTCGGCCTGGCCGCGGCCAAGGCGCTGGCGGAGACGGGCAAGTGGCACGTCGTCATGGCCTGCCGCGACTTCCTCAAGACGGCCAAGGCCGCCAAGGGCGCCGGCATGGCGGAGGGCAGCTACACCATCATGCACCTCGACCTCGCTTCCCTCGACAGCGTCCGCCAGTTCGTCGACAACTTCCGCCGCGCCGGGATGCCGCTCGACTCCCTCGTCTGCAACGCCGCCATCTACCGCCCGAcggcgcggacgccgacgtTCACCGCCGACGGGTACGAGATGAGCGTGGGCGTCAACCACCTGGGCCActtcctcctcgcgcgcctGCTCCTCGACGACCTCCAGAAGTCCGACTACCCGTCGCGCCGCCTCATCATCCTCGGCTCCATCACCGGCAACACCAACACGCTGGCCGGGAACATCCCGCCCAAGGCTGGGCTGGGCGACCTCcgggggctcgccggcggcctgcGCGGCCAGAACGGGTCCGCCATGATCGACGGCTCCGAGAGCTTCGACGGCGCCAAGGCGTACAAGGACAGCAAGATCTGCAACATGCTCACCATGCAGGAGCTCCACCGCCGCTACCACGAGGAGACGGGTATCACCTTCGCGTCGCTCTACCCGGGGTGCATCGCCACCACGGGGCTGTTCCGCGAGCACATCCCGCTCTTCCGCCTGCTCTTCCCGCCGTTCCAGAAGTTCATCACCAAGGGGTTCGTCTCGGAGGCGGAGTCCGGCAAGAGGCTGGCGCAGGTGGTCAGCGACCCCAGCCTCACCAAGTCGGGGGTGTACTGGAGCTGGAACAAGGACTCGGCGTCGTTCGAGAACCAGCTCTCGCAGGAGGCCAGCGACCCGGAGAAGGCGAGGAAGCTCTGGGAGATCAGCGAGAAGCTCGTCGGACTCGCCTGA